The Euwallacea similis isolate ESF13 chromosome 35, ESF131.1, whole genome shotgun sequence genome has a segment encoding these proteins:
- the LOC136418508 gene encoding uncharacterized protein isoform X2 → MSKSNPYVLLHDGEAKRLNLWRSTKSVKFWILTLFFLGGFLYFIDLKEIISIQKIPFKAIKLQVLEEPVIQDRLKGYLVNTPGCRIPEMHPFDPSVKKFVFPPPPLSCTKDQLPSIFYNNLTTLIMNDTSLLFYNISNSNESSCCYEQFIRREPKDSEEDSRVVYSGICTKIIARETHIESEFIKVTCKDFNGKTLYTDLFSFVPVKTNPPNTSRLKPNVLVIGLDAVSRVNLNRQMPKTYEYLSRDLNAIELLGYNKVGDNTFPNLVAVFSGSFEEELQVTCWPKSSTHFDDCPFIWKEFQKNGYVTAIGEDCSPIATFNYLKHGFKKQPSDYYYTSFDMEMLRNIGRDKDFNCLQCLGDRESYQVTLNYIKKFTQRMHMEMSAYFAFFWTNSLSHDYLNRPALGDDEFHALFMELKQSGHLENTIMIFMSDHGIRWGDIRQTHQGQMEERLPFVFMVIPDWMGKNFPRAIANLKTNVRRLTTPFDLHETLRAFLDVTRLRFARNIINETARGYSLFNEIPKNRTCQDAEIVSHWCTCQESKEIDVNNKKVISAAHFAVDQINVQLQGYAQCAVLELANIERARIMSYNDEHITNSNAFKDYILVLTTVPGDAKFEVTVRARLQKSSETDLEITGTISRINPYGKQSSCITDFHLKLYCFCKSLIKF, encoded by the exons ATGTCCAAAAGCAATCCTTATGTGCTCCTTCATGATGGGGAGGCCAAGAGGCTCAACCTCTGGAGATCAACGAAAAGCGTCAAATTCTGGATactcactttattttttttgggaGGCTTCCTGTATTTTATAGACTTGAAGGAAATTATATCAATACAGAAGATCCCTTTCAAAGCGATCAAGCTGCAAGTGCTAGAAGAGCCAGTGATTCAAGACCGTTTGAAAGGATACTTGGTGAACACTCCAG GCTGTCGCATCCCTGAAATGCACCCATTTGACCCCAgcgttaaaaaatttgttttcccaCCTCCACCACTAAGTTGCACGAAAGACCAGCTACCTTCAATTTTCTACAACAATTTAACCACACTCATCATGAATGACACCTCTCTTCTTTTCTACAACATCTCTAACTCGAATGAGTCTTCCTGCTGCTATGAGCAGTTCATCCGGCGTGAACCTAAAGATTCAGAAGAAGACAGTAGGGTGGTTTACAGTGGCATTTGCACTAAAATCATCGCACGAGAGACTCATATTGAAAGcgaatttattaaagttactTGTAAAGATTTCAATGGGAAAACTCTGTACActgatttattttcctttgtaCCGGTAAAAACTAATCCACCAAATACAAGTAGACTTAAACCGAACGTTTTGGTTATTGGGTTGGATGCAGTGTCAAGGGTCAACTTGAACAGGCAAATGCCCAAGACTTACGAGTACTTATCTAGAGATTTGAATGCAATAGAGCTGTTAGGTTATAACAAAGTGGGAGATAATACCTTTCCGAACTTGGTGGCGGTGTTTAGCGGGTCCTTTGAGGAGGAGTTGCAGGTTACTTGTTGGCCAAAATCCAGCACTCACTTTGATGACTGCCCGTTCATTTGGAAGGAGTTCCAGAAAAATGGTTACGTCACTGCGATTGGTGAAGACTGCTCCCCCATTGCTACTTTTAATTACCTCAAACATGGATTTAAAAAGCAGCCTAGTGACTACTATTACACGTCCTTTGACATGGAAATGCTGCGGAATATTGGACGAGACAAGGATTTTAATTGCCTACAGTGTTTGGGGGATAGGGAAAGTTACCAAGTCACCTTAAATTACATAAAGAAGTTTACCCAGAGAATGCACATGGAAATGAGCgcttattttgcatttttctggACCAACAGTCTATCGCATGACTATCTGAACAGGCCTGCCTTGG GTGATGATGAATTTCATGCTCTTTTCATGGAGTTGAAACAAAGCGGCCATTTGGAGAATACAATAATGATATTTATGAGCGATCACGGAATTCGGTGGGGCGATATAAGGCAGACCCATCAAGGGCAAATGGAGGAAAGGCTACCCTTTGTTTTTATGGTCATTCCTGATTGGATGGGGAAAAATTTTCCCCGAGCCATTGCAAATCTGAAGACAAACGTAAGAAGACTGACCACTCCTTTCGATCTGCACGAAACTCTTAGAGCTTTTTTAGATGTGACTAGACTTAGATTTGctagaaatattattaatgaaactGCACGAGG TTATAGTTTGTTCAATGAAATCCCCAAAAACCGAACATGCCAAGACGCAGAGATTGTGAGCCATTGGTGCACCTGCCAGGAAAGCAAGGAAAttgatgttaataataaaaaggtGATATCAGCGGCACATTTCGCTGTTGATCAGATTAATGTTCAGCTGCAGGGGTATGCTCAATGTGCAGTGTTGGAACTCGCCAATATAGAGCGAGCGAGGATAATGTCCTATAATGATGAGCATATTACGAATTCTAATGCTTTCAAGGATTATATCCTTGTTTTGACGACTGTGCCTGGAGATGCGAAGTTTGAG gttaCTGTGCGAGCGAGGTTGCAAAAATCTTCGGAAACG gacCTAGAAATTACCGGCACAATAAGCAGAATAAACCCATATGGAAAGCAGAGCAGTTGTATTACAGACTTTCATTTGAAACTGTATTGTTTTTGTAAGAgcttgattaaattttaa
- the LOC136418508 gene encoding uncharacterized protein isoform X1, whose product MSKSNPYVLLHDGEAKRLNLWRSTKSVKFWILTLFFLGGFLYFIDLKEIISIQKIPFKAIKLQVLEEPVIQDRLKGYLVNTPGCRIPEMHPFDPSVKKFVFPPPPLSCTKDQLPSIFYNNLTTLIMNDTSLLFYNISNSNESSCCYEQFIRREPKDSEEDSRVVYSGICTKIIARETHIESEFIKVTCKDFNGKTLYTDLFSFVPVKTNPPNTSRLKPNVLVIGLDAVSRVNLNRQMPKTYEYLSRDLNAIELLGYNKVGDNTFPNLVAVFSGSFEEELQVTCWPKSSTHFDDCPFIWKEFQKNGYVTAIGEDCSPIATFNYLKHGFKKQPSDYYYTSFDMEMLRNIGRDKDFNCLQCLGDRESYQVTLNYIKKFTQRMHMEMSAYFAFFWTNSLSHDYLNRPALGDDEFHALFMELKQSGHLENTIMIFMSDHGIRWGDIRQTHQGQMEERLPFVFMVIPDWMGKNFPRAIANLKTNVRRLTTPFDLHETLRAFLDVTRLRFARNIINETARGYSLFNEIPKNRTCQDAEIVSHWCTCQESKEIDVNNKKVISAAHFAVDQINVQLQGYAQCAVLELANIERARIMSYNDEHITNSNAFKDYILVLTTVPGDAKFEVTVRARLQKSSETDLEITGTISRINPYGKQSSCITDFHLKLKIEKVAVMSNSLFK is encoded by the exons ATGTCCAAAAGCAATCCTTATGTGCTCCTTCATGATGGGGAGGCCAAGAGGCTCAACCTCTGGAGATCAACGAAAAGCGTCAAATTCTGGATactcactttattttttttgggaGGCTTCCTGTATTTTATAGACTTGAAGGAAATTATATCAATACAGAAGATCCCTTTCAAAGCGATCAAGCTGCAAGTGCTAGAAGAGCCAGTGATTCAAGACCGTTTGAAAGGATACTTGGTGAACACTCCAG GCTGTCGCATCCCTGAAATGCACCCATTTGACCCCAgcgttaaaaaatttgttttcccaCCTCCACCACTAAGTTGCACGAAAGACCAGCTACCTTCAATTTTCTACAACAATTTAACCACACTCATCATGAATGACACCTCTCTTCTTTTCTACAACATCTCTAACTCGAATGAGTCTTCCTGCTGCTATGAGCAGTTCATCCGGCGTGAACCTAAAGATTCAGAAGAAGACAGTAGGGTGGTTTACAGTGGCATTTGCACTAAAATCATCGCACGAGAGACTCATATTGAAAGcgaatttattaaagttactTGTAAAGATTTCAATGGGAAAACTCTGTACActgatttattttcctttgtaCCGGTAAAAACTAATCCACCAAATACAAGTAGACTTAAACCGAACGTTTTGGTTATTGGGTTGGATGCAGTGTCAAGGGTCAACTTGAACAGGCAAATGCCCAAGACTTACGAGTACTTATCTAGAGATTTGAATGCAATAGAGCTGTTAGGTTATAACAAAGTGGGAGATAATACCTTTCCGAACTTGGTGGCGGTGTTTAGCGGGTCCTTTGAGGAGGAGTTGCAGGTTACTTGTTGGCCAAAATCCAGCACTCACTTTGATGACTGCCCGTTCATTTGGAAGGAGTTCCAGAAAAATGGTTACGTCACTGCGATTGGTGAAGACTGCTCCCCCATTGCTACTTTTAATTACCTCAAACATGGATTTAAAAAGCAGCCTAGTGACTACTATTACACGTCCTTTGACATGGAAATGCTGCGGAATATTGGACGAGACAAGGATTTTAATTGCCTACAGTGTTTGGGGGATAGGGAAAGTTACCAAGTCACCTTAAATTACATAAAGAAGTTTACCCAGAGAATGCACATGGAAATGAGCgcttattttgcatttttctggACCAACAGTCTATCGCATGACTATCTGAACAGGCCTGCCTTGG GTGATGATGAATTTCATGCTCTTTTCATGGAGTTGAAACAAAGCGGCCATTTGGAGAATACAATAATGATATTTATGAGCGATCACGGAATTCGGTGGGGCGATATAAGGCAGACCCATCAAGGGCAAATGGAGGAAAGGCTACCCTTTGTTTTTATGGTCATTCCTGATTGGATGGGGAAAAATTTTCCCCGAGCCATTGCAAATCTGAAGACAAACGTAAGAAGACTGACCACTCCTTTCGATCTGCACGAAACTCTTAGAGCTTTTTTAGATGTGACTAGACTTAGATTTGctagaaatattattaatgaaactGCACGAGG TTATAGTTTGTTCAATGAAATCCCCAAAAACCGAACATGCCAAGACGCAGAGATTGTGAGCCATTGGTGCACCTGCCAGGAAAGCAAGGAAAttgatgttaataataaaaaggtGATATCAGCGGCACATTTCGCTGTTGATCAGATTAATGTTCAGCTGCAGGGGTATGCTCAATGTGCAGTGTTGGAACTCGCCAATATAGAGCGAGCGAGGATAATGTCCTATAATGATGAGCATATTACGAATTCTAATGCTTTCAAGGATTATATCCTTGTTTTGACGACTGTGCCTGGAGATGCGAAGTTTGAG gttaCTGTGCGAGCGAGGTTGCAAAAATCTTCGGAAACG gacCTAGAAATTACCGGCACAATAAGCAGAATAAACCCATATGGAAAGCAGAGCAGTTGTATTACAGACTTTCATTTGAAACT aaaaatcgaaaaagtGGCAGTAATGAGTAACTCACTATTTAAATAG